Genomic segment of Arachis stenosperma cultivar V10309 chromosome 4, arast.V10309.gnm1.PFL2, whole genome shotgun sequence:
AATCAACGAAAATCGCTCCGGCCAAAGACTCAATGATGTCTCCAAGTACCTGTCAACAGTACGAACAATCTTATATCtcggaaaaaaaaaagtctaaCTACAATTGGAGAATCTCATGATCCAAAATATAACAGCTAACCTTGGGAAATGATATGTCTAACTCCCATACAATAGGTGATGCTGAAGAAAACTTTGCAACTTCATTAACTATGACTACAATATCCTTATGAAGATCTTGTGAAGCATGTAGAATGTGTTTGTGCAATCCGGCCTTAACTGCAGACCATGCGTAACAGTCGTTACTCACAGACGCTGATCTCATGTCAGTTAACTGGCCAGGTGACATTCCAGGATATTTATTGTCCAAATGCCTCGTAATGAGATAATCCAATACTGAGTCCCCAAGAAATTCGAGTCGCTGCAGAGCAACGAGAAATTGTTAACGAAAAGAAGTGTACAGAATCTATTCTACTAATGATCAAAAAGATAGGCCCATCAACAATAGTGTGTACCTGATAACATCTTGGAATTTCGGGCAGCATGTAAGAACCATGGGTGAAAGCCTCCACTAGAAGATGACGGTCACGGAAGGAGTAGTTTAAGAGAGATTCTAGAAAGTTCACATTTATCAGCCTCTCTGGTTGAATGCTATAGTGCCTCTCATAGGGTGAAAAATTAAAGTTCACTTTGATGCCAACCCAGTTCATAAACAACAGTGCGGCCTCTTCACCACTGGTGCTAAGGTAGGCACCAATTAGTGCCTCAACAACATCAGCAATAACCTTCCGTCTTAACTTTCTTTTTCCACTAACAAAAGCTTTTGCCCCTTTGGAATCCAACTCTTCTAGTTTTAAACTCACTGATTTATCACCGGGAACAGCCCAAGTTTGTGGGTCAAAACGTGAATTTCGTATGAAGCCCTGCAACTCAAAAAGAATAATAGTTAAGTAAAAAGTGTCAAACAAACTACAAGGAATAAAAACCACAAATAATTGAAGTGTTTAACTTAATAATGCAAAATGCTGTATAATAGATTAATAGCTAAGCAAATATAATAATCAACCCAAAAGATGAAATCAGTGATTTCAAATTATAATTCTATATCATCAAACTTCACAGCTTCACCTAAATAGAACAAATATTAAATTGTCTTCATGCATAAAGGCAACGAAATCAGCCATAAAGGCAACGAAAATGTACTTCTAAACAAGAATATGGATAAAACGTCCTATAAAGTATAAATGCTACAAAAAAAGAACTTCTAAACCAGAATATGAATAAAACTTCTATGAAATTGTAGCAAAATATGagaagtgagagagagagagagagagagtaccGGAAGGTTACAACTGCACCCAAACTTACATAGGGCAGCATTAGAAATTATCTTTTCCCTCTTCACAGTAAGAAGACCTTCATGGTGATTtggatatgtttgaaaaaggtGCTGACTAGTTGCATATTTTAAGAAAGAATCTCCAAGAGTCTCTAGAGATTCGTAGTGAAAGCTCTCCCCGCAACTTTTTGAAGTAATTGCTTCCAAGACCTACATTGCAAAATGCAATTACCATGGTATAAATATCTATACAATGTTTCAAAGAATCAAATGAAGGGGAAAAGATACCATCCACAAGCGAATTTAAGATACTCAACTAGTACCCTACCTTGCTAGTTGAAACCACATTTTGCATGCAATGATCCAAATGCAGCTTCTTCAAGTTAGAAGCTACAAGCAATGACTCAACTCGATGCATAATGGATGGAACAAATGAGAAGGAATGAATGGTACTAATAGGCACTGGCGACATGACTATATAGCACAGTTCAGGAGGTAATTCAACTGTGCTCTTGCTTGCTTCAGAAACTGGAAGGGGAAAAAGGTTGGGATTCAGATTGGGTCACACAACGGCAATGCATGTAAACAAATAGCGCTAAACATAATATACTTCTATACTTTTGAAAAGGAACATTTAGTGTTTTTTATTACTTAAAAAATCTAAGAAATAACCAAGCTAACAAACTTGATTCCTTTTGATTATAATCATACTTAGTTGCTTTCACTTAATTCTTTATTACATGCAGAAAATTCCAATTCATATTAATAAGAAATAACCAATCCCTTTACTTTATCATATGCTTCAAACCATTGGATTTGACAAAATGAAATTTCAAAAGCTTAACCTGTGTCCTCCTGTTGTTTGTGTCCAtgacaataatttttaacaTGATAGAGATGCCTTGCTTTAAGCAGTCTTTGTTGTTCAAACTTCAACTTAATGTCATGCCTGAAACATGGAAAAAGATAGTACAAGAATAGCACACCCCATTAGAAAAAATTAACTTGAGAATACGCTTCAGCAACAAATAAGTACCTACTTTTGTATAAAGTACTTCTTGTATGTGGTAATTCCACCATGCCTTAGGTTCAAATGCGAGTTTCCATTCAAGCACGTTATATCAGTTGTGATATAAAAATGATCATTATGAGGAGTATAAACCAAAGAGTTCCTTAGTATGCAGGTGCAAACACGGCCGTTCTTTGTCCATACATTGAGAGAATGATTTCCACAAGCAAATTTTGACGGATACAAAGAATTGATCGAGGACCAATCGACAGAAAGTCTTTGCTTATGGGTTGGAAGCAAGAGATAATCAATCTCCGGATCGCCTTCTGAACATAGGTTGTCTGCAGATCTCAGCTTCTCCATATTATGATCCAGGAGCAGTCGAAGAATTGTCACCTGGAATCTCTTGCATAAAAGAACCTGCAGAACAAAATATAATAACTTTTCTGAATTTTCCAACACCTATCTAATTTGCTATGCACTATTGAAGaaggaaaaggaaacatacctGATTTGGAGAAAGATCGATGGTTCCTGTGTATCTCAACTTTACACACAAACTACCTTGGTCATAAGGCATTTGGAATTCCTTGCTTCCAATTTCTCGATCAAGCTCCACTCTCAAGGCAACCACAACATTAGATATATCATCACTAAaattggagtttaactccattAGATAGCAATGATATATTGTATTCTCCGTATTAGAGAAGTGGTTCACCAATTCGCACGGCATATAACTTGGTTGCTCCTCATTGAAAGGTTCATTCGCTGTAAGAATTGGATTGATATTGAAGCAAACCAAAGGTTACAGGCATAAACAGAATTTTATTTCCAAGTAAACTAATATTCAAAATGAGAATGAGAATTAGAAGGGCAAAATAGTGGAAGCCAAGAGTTTACCAAAGTCTTGCATCTCCCCTTCTTCAACATAAATTTTGGGAACAAGATTATCTGTCAAAGCTCCAATCTTATGAAGTTGCTTGCATGCTTCAAGGCAAGCAATTTTCTTCAAGGCTTTCTTGTCACCTTCTACACAAACAGTTTGTATAGGACAACTTTTCGGAAGAAGCAATGTTCCTGTTTCTTTTACCCACCTTGGAGTGGGTTTAAAGTacctaataataaataaaaatataagggAAAAAAAGGAACAAGATTAATGGAGAATGCACTAGCATCTCAAAATAGGGTTCATAAAAGTGAAGGAAGCAAAACTAAGATGTAAATCATGTAATTTCGGCCTGAATGAACAAACTAACCCGTCTGAAGGGAGCCAAGAGCAAAATATATGTATCAGCTCAATGCTAGAACTCAGAGTCACAATGGCTTTAGTGCTTTCAACTCGATAAACTTCCTCATTGAATTGATCACTTTCAAAATGATCAAATGGAAGGGAAGAATGACGCAGTGACTCCTTCCTCATAAGATCTCCACTAGCAAGGTATTGCTCTAGCCGAGAATATGTGACTGAATCCCCACTGAAATTTCAGAACAAAATTAGGTAGTTTCTTTGGAGATATGTTGCCAATCTTACTCTATGCAACATATCATATAAAATAGCAGTTATATAAGtgctaaaataatattaatacacAGGACGGCAGgagaataaataaaaggaattaCCGTTGAACCATTAATATGTAGTCTGAATTCTGCATTCTAGCACGGCCACGGGACTGTATGAAACTGCACACAGTGGGACAGGGGTCAAATCTGATAACCAAATTGCAACTTTGAACATCTAAACCCTCTTCAAGAATTGATGTCGCAACAATGATATTGACCTACATATGACAACATTTccttaattaaaaataaaatatgaaattgattgtaataataatatagtgAATGATCTACGAAAGCAACAAACCTTGCCCATACGAAACTCTTCCACAATTTCATTTTGCATTTTTCTGGATTGATTATGTAGACCAGTATTATTTCCTGCTATGCATTTCGTCTTCCAGCTATTGTATTTTGGAAGCAATACATTCAATAGATCCTGGAGGACAATAGCTGTAATTACTCGTTCAACAAAAACTATGCATCGCATGTCAGACAAACCCCTGTAGTTTTAGCATAAAGGGTACATATGTCAACATAGATTTAATCATATTCATAACCAAAACAAGAGAAACATATACAAACAtatcataaatatttattaCGGGATAGACAAAATAAAACAACTTCAGTTTTGCGAATTGCGTCAAAATGTTAGTTCTTGTGAATAAATAAATCAGAGGAGAGATAAGCAGTACCAATCAATAataaagaaaatgaaatgaacttAAGGGACAATTTGGTACAGACGATCAAGGAATGAAAATTTTCTCGAGTTAAAATGAGTAAATTTTGTGGAAAACTGATTTTTCACCTCTATCATTACACAATACCTAACTGACCCCAAATGAAATTTCCAGCCATAAAGTATTCAGCTTCTCAAATCAAATCTAATATCGACTTTCAACTGCTAATAATGAAATTTAAATCCTAGAAGCCAGACCTATCAATGATGGTAACACCCACATGCATGATTTCTAAATGGAAATTTTTCAGCGAGGATAACCTGTACTCAAGCAGTGTGTCAACAAGACAACAAACTTTGGAGGTCATCAGCCCCATATCCTTATCCGATTTAGTGTTATTACCAATAAACCGCTGAGGACCTGTGCaagaaatatatttaaaaattaattaattacattaAACAGTGCAAGCAAATTCATATTTAAATTCTCACATTTTCTTGTAAAGGTTTTAGAGTCAGTACCAGATGATAAGTATGTCTTAAATAGCTTCACAGtatctaaattaaattctttCACAAATATATCCCCAGATTTAAATGATTCACTTTCGTGGGAAGATAAGAACTCTGCAGCCTGTCACataaacccaaaaaaaaattgaatttaagTAAGCAACCATGAACAGTTATCGATGCTATAGACTCAAAGAAGAAAAGGGGAAATAAGAACCTTTAAAGCCAACCAAACACCAAGTGTATCCAAGCAAAACATAATGGAAGAAAAATTCTTTGTTATCCTCTTGTGTGCAGTCTCAGCAACTGATGTTGTGAAATGTGAAGTTTTCAAGGAGAGTTCATACTGTtgatcaaataaaaaaatatccttaGTCAATAATCTCAAGGAAATAATCAACACTTATTTGACCCCAGAATGGAGATTAACAATTAAATATAGGAACAAACCTGCTGTTTTAACATATTGAGTTCAACtgctaatttttcaaataacACATATGGAATTTCATTTTTCATGTAAAACTTGAACTTTGGAGTTGAGATTGGTATGAACTTTGCAATGACATCTTCACTTACGCATGTGTATACCTTCAATTCAAAATGTTATGTCAGACAAAGTGTGCACTACAAGATCAACTGATAATACTAAACTGAAACTCAAGAGAGTCATTAGATGGAATTGAATTATTCTAGCCACATTTCAAGTTAGAACATTCTAGCATCAATATAAGGCCTCAAGGAATGTCAATATTCATAGTATAGGCAGGGTGTATTAGAGGTAGAAAATCCGAAGCAACCTTTGAGTCCATTAGTGTCATTAGGTCACGGATATTTACAGAGAGGGAGTATTCAGAGCTTCCAACTGGATCAAGAAAgtgaaaaaggagaaaaagttAAGGAAGTTCAGAATTAGAGAATAAGTGACATTATtgattatcttatttttatagaaaaaaataaaaaaaaatgaaatgcaGAGAGACAAAAATGTTACAGTTGTATACCTTTTGACTTAATGGGAGATGCAGTCATCCCAAAAATTCGAGGGAGGTCAGAGATACCAGAGTTCAATTCTCTATGATAGAACTCCTGCatgaaattaaatcaaatcttgtAAAGCTGACAACAAATTGTTTCACCAAATTACACCAGCTTGTTGAGATtggttttaattattttatttaaagaaaaaatctCAAATTTATTTTACAGTCGTATTTAATAAAGCAAAATGACCAACACTACAACAAATGGCTAACATTATAAGCTTACTTTCATTATGCAGGCATAAGGGTCTCTACCCTTAGCATGATGGCACTCGTCCATTATTAAAAGCTTAATCATGTCAAGTTTGAGAAAACTGTGCCTCAAGCTTCTGAGTAATATAGCTGGAGTCATGACAAGCACCTTAGacattcaaaagaaaaaattgttgATAATAAGTTAGTAACCACCTCTAAGCTATGCAAGCAAACAAATATTTCAGAAGCTTCACACTTAAAAGAACAAAAGATGCATGTCACACTTAGATAAAACTGAACATTGAAAAATGGAAAGTCGGTAGTCttcttttccattttctttGAACACAGAGGCTTAGGCTAGAACTAAAACTAGGATTGACTACAAGAATAACATGAATGCTACTAACCTTGaccttttcattttttttttcaggcaTTAGCTACTAAACTTGTGTAATAGATTACAGACCCTATGCCATCAACAACAGCAACCAAGAAAATAGTGTATTTCTTTTCTCATTGCCAAAAGGGATAAATTACAATAGAAAAATTAAGCTTCAGAAAAGCAAAAACATGAGCACACCAAACCAACTGGGGTTGAACACGAATTCACATGTGGCATAAGCAAAAGGCCTTTTGGTTGtgcaaatcagattttttcacaTCTTAACAATGGAATCTTTAGTTGCTAGAAATGTAAAACCCATCACCTCATGTTCATCTATTTCTTTTTTCCATGTAGCAGCATCCCAGTAGTCAACTCCCATATCTCCCCAGTACATTCCAACTTTCAAATCAGTGTGCGTTTTCACAGCTTCAGCTTGCTACAATTTCAGGATTGAAATAACAAGAAGCAGGGAAATGCACATAAGAAAAGCAGtgtaaaaaacaaaagaaacacTGATCTAAGCTCCACCATTGACAAAGTGCAAttacataatatatctcaaatTTCCAAATACAAAGCCATAAGAGAGGGAGGTGCATACTTGAGTCACCAACACAACTTTTGGAACCAAGAACACCGCAATGTGCCGAGAAGGCTTACGAAGAATATAAGCATAACTGCGAAGCAGCATGATCGCAATGAGAGTCTTTCCTGATCCAGTCTCCAAGAACACTATAGTGTTTTCATGAATAGCTTTCTCCAGAGCTTCAAGTTGATAACTGCAGAACGAAATAAATGAATACAGCACCAACCCAACacaacaacatcacaatcaaCGACAAAACTAGAATGCTCAACTTCCGAACATAAATCAAAACTAAAAAACTCACCTTCTAGCAAATGGAAGAGGATCAGCTAAAGCTTGAAGCTGGCTTCCATCATCAATTTCCATCTGGATCGGTTCCATGACTTCAACCTGAAGTTACCAATCAGTGCAAATGAGTCAAAGAtgcttcctttatttgatcatAGAAGAGAAGAGATAAAAGCCAAACAAAATTAGAGAAACCCAGGAGACAAATGGAGGTTACCGAGACAAAATGAGGAAAAGGGTAGGCACTGAGATTgagaaagattcaaactttgCACTTAAAAACACACACAGAGCAAGTAGATTGAACAGTGCTTTTCTCTTTCTTAAGCCGGAGGCTGCTTGGTGCCCAAGGAGCTTGGTGCCCAAGGAGCTTGATAGTGGAAAAGGCAGAGAAAAAGGACCCACAGGTCAATCATACGAAAgtgacacacacacacacagactGTCACtgctgcttttttttttgtgtatggGCAATGGGTGTACATGAAATCTCCCAGGCCTCTGCAAACGTTTGTATACGTACATATATACGGTATATAGTACAGTACTTATTAGGAGTAGTGGGTTAATTTATGGAATCTGCTATGGTTGTGTTGGGGACATCAGTCGCAATCTTGGAATAACGTTAATTGGCCATAAAAGACTAGAaagtagaaacatttttcaagTTTATAGGAGTTCTTGAATTTGGGATATCTTAATCAGTGTTTTGCTAGAAAGTAGGGAAATTTTGTTTAGGATGGTGGTGTCTAGGGTGTATCAATAAATGGTCTTTAGCATGAATTGAACACGGTAATTTTTgttacttaattttttaaaaaaataaataaataattagataCTTAAATTTAcgcttttttaattttttaaattaatttataaaataaaaattaaaaaatataatattaaaattaaatcacccgattttaaatttgtttctCTTTAGTAATAAATCagatgatttaatttatttaatatcaatttgaaaaaaaaaatactccgtacaaataaaataattaaataacaacacatattttattcattaaaaaaaataaaataacaattaGGTTTATAGAGATTTCAATTTTTAACTAATTAGtctttaaaaaatactaatttagTTCTTTATAATAACAAACGATGTATATACTATGTTCTTCTATAAAATCTAGATTCTCTAATATTTTGATTTATgactaattaatttttcaaaaaaaagtactaattatatttttcataataGCAAATTTTGACTATGTTacgtatatattaaaattagttaccAAAATTATCTATCAGTatgaaatatatgttaaaatataaatataaatatatattaaaaataaattaaattacatatgtatttatacataaatacattgATAGTTAATTTAAGTAACTAATATTGATGTGCTTTTTGTAGTAaataatgaatatatatatttttttatctataaataGTGTGAAACAAAATTAAGTTTTTCATGTATCTCATTATCTATAATAGTAGATATCACATTGCTCCCACATGAATATGAAACAATGTAATTTTAAGCCAtgaattatattaaaataagtgaaattttatttcaaaatttattatctaTATAATAATAATCTTTTATAAATAAACACGTCACAATAATTAACGAGACATATAAACACCACCATTAAATATCactttacttaaaaaaaaattagccgaAAGTAGGAAAGTGGGATCCTTTCAATCCATAATTAACGACAATACATGCTTTCTTGGTTTATGTTACAAGCAGTGTTTAAGTACACATGCCTAGTAACCAATAACGATGATTGCCCTAAAGAATGTTACAAAAAAGATTAATCTATCTGTCTATCTATtagatattattaaaattagggcataaagatattttttatttattttatttaatttatttgaatatattaattaattaattaaattaagataaatattaaattatgtaatattttattttattatattaattataactaattaattatattattttttgtctttgATTAGTAATTTTTAAGAGTATTATAATCAAttattgtttatttatattatgataaatattaaattatttaatattttattttaattatttgattaaatgaattttttaatttgtattaatttttcgtcttatatattttgattaataatttttaaaagtgttATAATTTTTACATGACATatttataagatattttttatttatttaacttacTTCATAgtcaaataattataattaatttattatattaattatttaatttaattaattcaaatatatattatttgattcAATTTGTTATCACATTAATATTTGAATCACTATttactaaatatttttcttcattttcttctttaattttaaatattttaattttaaatttcatattttattcattatttttttaattttaatatcaaatctaatatttttattaatattttcttaCCCTAACTCTTATCTGCAAGTTGTAAAAAGTTAAACTCTAATTTACTCCTGCAAATATCAATTTTTCtcttataattattaaaatctaataaataaaattaaatttcaaaatttatataactatcatcacatacataacataaattaaaataaaaacttaaatataatataatattattaattattttatatatattatatatataccgGGCAGGTATTACCCAAATCCAATCCTACACCGTTTAAGATCTCGTCCCGCTAAAACCCATTTCGGTGCGAGTAATTATCCGCTACAAACGAATAGGGACGGATTAAGTACCTGTGAGTTCGGATAGTATTCATACCCTTACCTAAAATAAAATCAGGTTCAATAAGGATAAAAGTCCACCCTAAAAAAAAGTAACATTTTTCACTTACCCAATCTCTTAAGAGGTCGAGCACGACAAATCGACAATAAGGTATAGccttacttatttgaataattaaCTACTTTCTTAAATATCTCCTACTAATAAAGGTAAAACTACTTTAAAAAAATggttatttaatatatta
This window contains:
- the LOC130973596 gene encoding endoribonuclease Dicer homolog 2, which translates into the protein MEPIQMEIDDGSQLQALADPLPFARSYQLEALEKAIHENTIVFLETGSGKTLIAIMLLRSYAYILRKPSRHIAVFLVPKVVLVTQQAEAVKTHTDLKVGMYWGDMGVDYWDAATWKKEIDEHEVLVMTPAILLRSLRHSFLKLDMIKLLIMDECHHAKGRDPYACIMKEFYHRELNSGISDLPRIFGMTASPIKSKVGSSEYSLSVNIRDLMTLMDSKVYTCVSEDVIAKFIPISTPKFKFYMKNEIPYVLFEKLAVELNMLKQQYELSLKTSHFTTSVAETAHKRITKNFSSIMFCLDTLGVWLALKAAEFLSSHESESFKSGDIFVKEFNLDTVKLFKTYLSSGPQRFIGNNTKSDKDMGLMTSKVCCLVDTLLEYRGLSDMRCIVFVERVITAIVLQDLLNVLLPKYNSWKTKCIAGNNTGLHNQSRKMQNEIVEEFRMGKVNIIVATSILEEGLDVQSCNLVIRFDPCPTVCSFIQSRGRARMQNSDYILMVQRGDSVTYSRLEQYLASGDLMRKESLRHSSLPFDHFESDQFNEEVYRVESTKAIVTLSSSIELIHIFCSWLPSDGYFKPTPRWVKETGTLLLPKSCPIQTVCVEGDKKALKKIACLEACKQLHKIGALTDNLVPKIYVEEGEMQDFANEPFNEEQPSYMPCELVNHFSNTENTIYHCYLMELNSNFSDDISNVVVALRVELDREIGSKEFQMPYDQGSLCVKLRYTGTIDLSPNQVLLCKRFQVTILRLLLDHNMEKLRSADNLCSEGDPEIDYLLLPTHKQRLSVDWSSINSLYPSKFACGNHSLNVWTKNGRVCTCILRNSLVYTPHNDHFYITTDITCLNGNSHLNLRHGGITTYKKYFIQKHDIKLKFEQQRLLKARHLYHVKNYCHGHKQQEDTVSEASKSTVELPPELCYIVMSPVPISTIHSFSFVPSIMHRVESLLVASNLKKLHLDHCMQNVVSTSKVLEAITSKSCGESFHYESLETLGDSFLKYATSQHLFQTYPNHHEGLLTVKREKIISNAALCKFGCSCNLPGFIRNSRFDPQTWAVPGDKSVSLKLEELDSKGAKAFVSGKRKLRRKVIADVVEALIGAYLSTSGEEAALLFMNWVGIKVNFNFSPYERHYSIQPERLINVNFLESLLNYSFRDRHLLVEAFTHGSYMLPEIPRCYQRLEFLGDSVLDYLITRHLDNKYPGMSPGQLTDMRSASVSNDCYAWSAVKAGLHKHILHASQDLHKDIVVIVNEVAKFSSASPIVWELDISFPKVLGDIIESLAGAIFVDSEYNKEIVWQCIRPLLEPLVTPETLTMHPTRELSELCQKENYKIKKNRSRKDGVTSYLMEVQANGTTIYSYEYTGYADRKTAKRIVCREILKQMKKTQPK